The proteins below come from a single Candidatus Zixiibacteriota bacterium genomic window:
- a CDS encoding gamma-glutamyltransferase family protein, whose amino-acid sequence MNIDTNILKNRNQNRSTVVCRNGIVCTSQPLASMAGIDILKSGGNAIDAAICANAVLSVVEPMSCGPGGDLFAIVWLERDKRLYGLNASGRSPFNLELSDFHDLGLKEIPLYGPLSWSVPGCVSGWEALRKKFANLNYDKLFEAAIDYAEDGFPVSPVISRSWEKVKSTEYLSLSETFAPGRQTPGFGEIFRNSGLVDFYGILLRDGIDSFYQGEIAERIVRFSEANGGRLSLKDFNEYTMEWIEPVTSNYRGYDIREIPPNCQGIAALQILNILDTFDIGSLKPNSVEHLHLLIEAKKLAYEDRAIYYADMDFAKIPLEELISKEYARARAALINPNRALSKLSAGDRMSDTIYLTAADKDGNMISLIQSIYHGFGSQMVPDKLGFALQNRGHLFSLNPNDFNKYEPHKRPFNTIMPGFVTRDGKPVFSFGVMGGDFQPQGQAQVLMNIIDFGMSPQQAGEQPRICHFGSSTPTGIKSSDGGRVGLERHLPENIKQGLEDLGHRILPDEGVYGGYQGIWREDNPLRYFGGSDPRKDGCSIGY is encoded by the coding sequence TGTTTGCACCAGTCAGCCATTGGCCAGTATGGCCGGGATTGATATTTTGAAATCAGGCGGGAATGCCATAGACGCCGCGATTTGCGCCAACGCCGTATTGAGTGTTGTGGAGCCGATGAGTTGCGGGCCGGGGGGTGATTTATTCGCGATAGTATGGTTGGAAAGAGATAAAAGGCTATATGGCCTCAATGCCAGCGGACGGTCGCCATTTAATCTAGAGCTTTCTGACTTTCATGATCTGGGATTAAAGGAAATTCCACTGTATGGTCCATTATCGTGGAGCGTTCCGGGATGCGTTAGCGGTTGGGAGGCGTTGCGTAAAAAGTTCGCAAACCTAAATTATGATAAATTGTTTGAGGCGGCAATCGACTATGCCGAAGATGGCTTTCCGGTATCGCCGGTTATATCTCGGAGTTGGGAAAAAGTAAAGTCGACGGAGTATCTTTCTCTTAGTGAGACATTTGCCCCCGGGAGGCAAACGCCGGGGTTTGGGGAAATATTCAGGAATTCCGGTCTCGTCGATTTTTATGGAATATTATTGAGAGATGGAATCGATTCTTTCTATCAAGGAGAGATTGCCGAAAGAATAGTCCGTTTTTCGGAAGCCAACGGCGGACGTCTTTCATTGAAAGATTTTAATGAGTATACAATGGAGTGGATTGAGCCGGTCACTTCGAATTATAGAGGTTATGATATTCGGGAAATTCCGCCCAATTGTCAGGGGATAGCGGCTTTACAGATATTGAATATTTTGGACACTTTTGATATCGGATCGCTGAAACCAAATTCGGTCGAGCATTTACATCTTTTAATCGAGGCCAAGAAGCTGGCTTATGAAGACAGGGCCATTTATTATGCCGATATGGATTTCGCTAAAATCCCTCTGGAAGAACTTATATCGAAGGAATACGCGAGGGCAAGAGCGGCATTAATTAATCCGAATCGGGCTTTGAGTAAATTATCAGCGGGGGATCGAATGTCCGATACTATTTATTTAACGGCCGCCGATAAGGATGGTAACATGATATCTCTTATCCAAAGCATATATCATGGTTTCGGTTCTCAAATGGTACCAGATAAACTCGGATTTGCTCTCCAGAACAGGGGACACCTGTTTTCATTAAATCCAAATGATTTTAATAAATATGAACCGCATAAGAGGCCGTTCAATACAATAATGCCGGGATTTGTGACCCGAGACGGAAAACCGGTTTTTTCATTTGGAGTCATGGGGGGTGATTTTCAGCCTCAGGGACAGGCGCAAGTATTGATGAATATTATTGATTTTGGAATGTCGCCCCAGCAGGCAGGCGAACAGCCTCGCATTTGTCATTTTGGGAGTTCAACACCGACGGGAATAAAATCAAGTGATGGAGGAAGGGTTGGATTGGAGCGGCATCTTCCCGAAAATATCAAGCAAGGACTTGAGGATTTAGGGCATCGAATATTGCCGGATGAAGGGGTTTATGGCGGATATCAAGGAATTTGGCGCGAAGATAACCCCCTGCGCTATTTTGGAGGTTCCGATCCGCGGAAAGACGGTTGTTCGATCGGGTATTAA
- a CDS encoding dockerin type I repeat-containing protein: protein MNLLMSVIFELFLILVIILSPLKITFAQSVDTVWTRNYWKGYFDSVNCIQETHDSGFVMVGCAQIEGETQFDINLIKTDRDGSLEWSKLIGDSHHETGFHVIQTFDGGYLISAYSDAFSSPRDNRVWIVKTDSVGDTTWTYPFIQLDGNGYPLYAVQTLDSGYAITGVINISYSNQAFILRLTKDGDYIWAYHYGEFGYQDGKFITEMPDGGFIVAGHNDQPYTSNYDYRVFRTDQWGTKLWDSTYVLTDHYDELNGVCKVDDGIVMTGQARAAGHVLKVDFEGNTIWSKSISRYVANEKNYSIVPTPDGGLMVGGWIWVSSHRRDFNFIKLDSEGDSLWVYTVGGVDDDHGRSVVATADGGFAMVGTSTSFVNGSSFYLAKIIEYLCGNVNGDGRVNVSDAVYLINHIFRGGLAPEPIQASNVNCDESVSVFDAVWLINHIFRAGDGPCECE from the coding sequence ATGAATCTACTAATGAGCGTCATTTTCGAGTTATTCCTGATATTAGTCATAATATTATCGCCACTAAAGATCACCTTTGCGCAAAGCGTTGATACCGTCTGGACAAGGAATTACTGGAAAGGATATTTCGATTCGGTAAACTGCATTCAGGAAACACATGATAGCGGTTTTGTTATGGTCGGATGCGCTCAGATAGAAGGTGAGACACAATTCGACATTAACCTGATTAAAACCGATCGTGACGGCAGTCTGGAATGGTCAAAATTGATAGGCGATAGTCATCATGAAACGGGTTTCCATGTTATCCAGACATTTGACGGAGGTTATCTGATAAGCGCATATAGCGACGCATTTTCTTCGCCCCGGGATAACCGCGTCTGGATTGTTAAAACGGATTCCGTCGGGGACACGACATGGACTTATCCGTTTATTCAGTTGGATGGAAACGGTTATCCTCTCTATGCCGTTCAAACATTAGACAGCGGTTATGCCATCACCGGAGTAATAAACATATCATACTCAAACCAGGCGTTTATTTTGAGATTAACAAAAGACGGGGATTATATCTGGGCTTATCATTATGGCGAGTTTGGATATCAGGATGGTAAATTCATAACCGAGATGCCGGATGGTGGATTTATCGTTGCCGGTCACAATGACCAACCCTACACTTCGAATTATGATTATAGAGTATTCAGAACTGATCAGTGGGGAACTAAATTATGGGATTCAACCTATGTATTGACCGATCATTATGACGAGTTGAACGGCGTCTGTAAAGTAGATGATGGAATAGTTATGACGGGCCAGGCCAGAGCGGCCGGACATGTATTAAAAGTAGATTTTGAAGGAAATACCATCTGGTCAAAATCAATCTCGCGATATGTTGCCAATGAAAAAAACTATTCTATAGTGCCAACTCCGGACGGTGGGTTAATGGTTGGGGGGTGGATATGGGTATCCTCTCATCGGCGGGATTTCAACTTTATCAAGTTAGACTCGGAAGGCGATTCACTCTGGGTCTATACCGTTGGAGGAGTTGATGACGATCATGGCAGGTCCGTTGTCGCGACTGCCGACGGCGGTTTCGCCATGGTTGGCACGAGCACATCATTTGTGAATGGTTCAAGTTTCTATCTGGCAAAAATAATAGAATATCTATGTGGGAACGTCAATGGCGATGGAAGAGTCAATGTGTCTGACGCGGTATATCTTATAAATCATATTTTCAGGGGCGGGCTGGCTCCAGAACCGATTCAGGCGTCTAATGTCAATTGCGATGAGAGCGTTAGTGTATTCGATGCGGTCTGGCTGATAAATCATATATTTCGTGCTGGTGATGGGCCGTGTGAGTGTGAATAA
- a CDS encoding site-specific integrase: MSELSDDVQSLIIEKYKNARSKEVSAASVNIELACLKHMFTKAIEWDIVVDNPVKRVKLFRENSGRIRYLTKPEIQRLLSECPDRLLPIVIMAIYTGMRLGEILNLGWEDIDFNQKTIYILDSKSGYGRDIPMSEPIMFAIKGMPKRTEYIFTRPNGKQINDFRTAYANALKKVNIEDFTFHDLRHTFASHLVMNGTDLFTVKELIGHQTIEMTLRYSHLSPEHKRHAVESLKYFNGHYLDTRKESLKQSST; encoded by the coding sequence ATGTCCGAATTGTCTGACGACGTACAGTCTTTAATAATCGAGAAGTACAAGAATGCCCGAAGCAAAGAGGTTTCTGCTGCGTCCGTAAACATAGAATTGGCGTGCCTGAAACATATGTTCACGAAGGCCATAGAATGGGACATCGTTGTCGATAATCCAGTGAAGCGAGTTAAGCTTTTCAGGGAAAACTCCGGTAGGATTCGGTACTTAACGAAGCCAGAAATTCAGCGATTATTAAGTGAATGTCCAGACCGCTTACTACCGATAGTAATAATGGCTATTTATACGGGTATGCGGCTCGGAGAGATTTTGAACTTAGGATGGGAAGACATTGACTTTAACCAAAAGACAATATATATTCTGGATTCAAAAAGCGGATATGGCCGAGATATACCGATGTCGGAGCCAATAATGTTTGCGATTAAAGGTATGCCGAAAAGAACTGAGTACATATTCACGAGACCAAACGGTAAGCAGATAAATGATTTTCGTACTGCTTATGCCAATGCGCTCAAAAAGGTGAATATCGAAGATTTCACTTTTCATGATCTGAGACATACATTCGCCTCTCATCTCGTAATGAATGGAACGGATTTGTTCACGGTAAAAGAGTTGATCGGGCATCAGACAATAGAGATGACACTTAGATATTCACACCTCAGTCCGGAGCATAAAAGGCATGCAGTGGAGTCTTTGAAGTATTTCAATGGACACTATTTGGACACCCGAAAGGAATCACTGAAGCAATCATCTACGTAA